A window of Ignavibacterium sp. contains these coding sequences:
- a CDS encoding flagellar hook-basal body complex protein codes for MSLLNSLFSGVSGLRNHQAMMDVISNNIANVNTIGYKGSRVTFSDTFNKIIRYGSNPTETAGGTNTFQIGLGMKMNSVDRNWTQGTFEGTGIVTDLALQGKGLFILENNGERFYSRAGAFIFDAQGRLVNSQNGAIVQGKVANEEGIIPPGNYLEDIVIDTNLRLPAVATTDITWGGNLDSSSSITRSELYLETGNINANINIGDSVTDSNTIYDENGNAYSFNVTYTKTAADTYDMTYVLQDANGNNVVGPTTATVVFDPATGQMLTINGGAPAPINIQDVNLGINFNFDPTAVTQTGNSTTLASTVDSNREPTIVTGSLTIFDSLGSPHVLTIKFTKTSNNNWNWSCTVPPADGSLSGASGTITFNPDGSIASISPNPPVLTFTPNGGASPQNIVLNLGEGFNGITQTSSSSVVSALSQNGSAAASLSNINIDKYGYIIGVFTNGQSRPLAQVLLATFPNLNGLVSVGENMFTISANTGDPLIGEPGETTGTTIQSGALEQSNVDLSEEFTRMIVSQRGFQASARVVTVSDTLLQEITNLVR; via the coding sequence ATGTCACTTCTAAATTCTCTTTTCTCGGGCGTTTCCGGATTAAGAAACCATCAGGCAATGATGGATGTTATCAGTAACAACATCGCTAATGTTAACACAATTGGTTACAAAGGTTCTCGTGTTACATTCAGTGATACATTCAACAAAATTATTCGCTACGGTTCAAACCCAACAGAAACTGCCGGTGGCACAAATACATTCCAGATTGGTCTTGGAATGAAAATGAATTCCGTTGACAGAAACTGGACCCAGGGAACATTTGAAGGTACCGGAATTGTAACTGATCTTGCGCTTCAGGGTAAAGGTCTTTTCATTCTTGAAAACAATGGTGAAAGATTTTATTCAAGAGCTGGTGCTTTCATTTTTGATGCACAGGGAAGATTAGTAAACTCACAGAATGGTGCAATTGTTCAAGGTAAAGTTGCAAATGAAGAAGGTATCATTCCTCCGGGAAATTATCTTGAAGATATTGTAATTGACACGAATCTCAGATTACCTGCTGTAGCTACAACAGACATAACCTGGGGTGGAAATCTTGACAGCTCATCAAGTATCACAAGATCAGAGTTATATCTTGAAACCGGAAACATTAACGCTAACATTAACATCGGTGATTCGGTAACCGACTCCAATACAATCTATGACGAGAATGGAAATGCATATTCTTTTAATGTTACCTACACTAAAACTGCTGCTGATACTTATGATATGACTTATGTATTACAGGATGCAAATGGTAATAATGTAGTGGGACCAACAACTGCAACAGTTGTATTTGATCCTGCAACCGGTCAAATGTTAACTATAAACGGTGGTGCTCCGGCTCCGATTAACATTCAGGATGTAAACCTTGGTATTAACTTCAATTTTGATCCAACTGCAGTTACACAAACAGGTAATTCAACTACGCTTGCTTCAACTGTAGATTCAAACAGAGAGCCTACTATTGTTACAGGTTCTTTAACCATATTCGATTCTCTTGGATCACCACATGTTCTGACTATCAAATTCACCAAAACCTCAAACAATAACTGGAATTGGTCTTGCACAGTTCCTCCAGCCGATGGTTCATTAAGCGGTGCGAGCGGAACCATAACTTTCAATCCCGATGGTTCTATTGCTTCGATATCTCCAAATCCACCGGTATTAACTTTTACCCCTAATGGTGGTGCAAGTCCGCAGAATATTGTTCTGAATCTTGGCGAAGGATTTAATGGAATAACACAAACATCGTCCAGTTCGGTTGTTTCTGCGCTCTCTCAGAACGGTTCTGCTGCAGCTTCTCTTTCAAATATTAACATAGATAAATATGGATATATAATCGGTGTCTTTACAAACGGACAAAGCAGACCGCTGGCTCAGGTTCTTCTTGCAACATTTCCGAATTTAAATGGATTGGTTAGTGTTGGTGAAAACATGTTTACAATTTCGGCAAATACAGGCGATCCACTCATAGGTGAACCCGGTGAAACGACCGGTACAACAATTCAATCCGGTGCGCTTGAGCAATCGAATGTTGATTTGTCAGAAGAGTTCACAAGAATGATTGTTTCTCAAAGAGGATTTCAGGCAAGTGCAAGAGTAGTAACTGTTTCAGATACATTACTTCAGGAAATAACAAACCTCGTTAGATAA
- a CDS encoding TIGR02530 family flagellar biosynthesis protein, translated as MYEINGIKVPFLPINNYDGEQVRNKSSAESFESIFQQELEKLKFSHHALKRLEERNISLSDDDMLKINTAVEKAEQKGAKDSLVMMNSTAFIVNIPNRTIITALPVESGNENVFTNIDSVVFA; from the coding sequence ATGTACGAAATAAATGGAATCAAAGTACCTTTTCTGCCAATCAATAATTATGATGGCGAACAGGTACGCAATAAAAGTTCTGCTGAAAGTTTTGAATCAATATTTCAGCAAGAACTTGAGAAACTAAAATTTTCTCATCACGCGCTGAAGCGACTTGAGGAAAGAAACATCAGCTTAAGTGATGATGATATGTTGAAGATAAACACTGCAGTTGAGAAAGCAGAACAGAAAGGAGCAAAGGATTCTCTTGTTATGATGAACTCAACAGCATTTATCGTAAACATCCCGAACAGAACAATCATTACAGCTTTACCAGTTGAAAGTGGTAATGAAAATGTGTTCACAAATATTGATTCAGTAGTGTTTGCATAA
- the fliM gene encoding flagellar motor switch protein FliM gives MPEVVSQQDIDALLKSGGQEPSKPKEENEIQPYDFRLPNRISKTQLRTIRTIHENFAESFSSFLVTKLQTIVNMSVNTVDQIYYSEYVMSVPDPACLFTFSIKHTDIKGILELNVDLALALVDRLLGGNGTSTKQQKIITPIEQKVLQTVVEKVMLDMKKAWHIIDNFDFVAERFEPDVDFVQLTSPNESVLLITFEVILGEKSYFMNICFATFAFDPIIAKLSSKKLSSVRPTKYNGMSAQELIRKQLNSVLLPVTVELGKSTITLQEMLDLKKGDMIILDKKIHEELTVKVNGKTFYYGYPGIVNNHKAVKVTKNLLTDNSF, from the coding sequence ATGCCTGAAGTTGTATCACAACAAGATATAGATGCCCTGTTAAAAAGTGGCGGACAGGAACCTTCTAAACCAAAGGAAGAAAACGAAATTCAACCTTATGATTTTCGTCTTCCGAACAGAATATCTAAAACTCAGCTAAGAACTATCAGAACAATTCACGAAAACTTTGCTGAAAGTTTCAGCTCATTTCTTGTAACTAAACTTCAGACAATTGTTAATATGTCCGTGAACACTGTTGATCAGATTTATTATTCTGAATATGTAATGTCCGTTCCTGATCCAGCGTGTCTTTTCACTTTCAGCATCAAGCATACTGATATTAAAGGTATTCTTGAGCTTAATGTTGATCTTGCACTTGCACTCGTTGACCGTCTGTTGGGCGGAAACGGAACCAGTACGAAGCAACAAAAAATCATTACTCCAATTGAACAAAAGGTTCTTCAGACTGTTGTCGAGAAAGTAATGCTCGATATGAAAAAAGCGTGGCATATAATTGACAATTTTGATTTCGTTGCTGAAAGATTTGAACCTGATGTAGATTTTGTTCAATTGACTTCGCCGAATGAATCTGTTCTTCTGATAACATTCGAAGTTATTCTTGGTGAAAAATCTTATTTCATGAATATCTGCTTTGCAACTTTTGCATTTGATCCGATAATTGCGAAGCTGTCATCAAAAAAACTTTCTTCAGTTCGTCCAACCAAATACAATGGAATGAGTGCGCAGGAGCTGATTCGCAAACAACTGAATTCTGTTTTGCTGCCGGTTACAGTTGAACTTGGTAAATCTACAATCACTTTGCAGGAAATGCTCGATTTGAAAAAAGGCGATATGATAATTCTTGATAAAAAAATTCACGAAGAACTTACAGTTAAAGTAAACGGTAAAACTTTTTATTATGGTTATCCCGGAATAGTAAACAACCACAAAGCAGTAAAAGTAACAAAGAATCTTTTAACCGATAATTCTTTTTAA
- the fliJ gene encoding flagellar export protein FliJ yields the protein MAKFIFRLDSVKRVKENYEKKAKRELAVINNYINDHQKLREKLIEEVNSLRNNIKPRMTASELKFLGGYKNSLTLRIKNEEAELTRLEQEKKRKISEVMQRAKEKKILTQLEDHQHKEFLKEENKNELKQFDEIAIQNFSRDKK from the coding sequence ATGGCAAAATTTATTTTCAGATTGGATTCGGTTAAAAGAGTAAAAGAAAATTATGAAAAGAAAGCTAAAAGAGAATTGGCTGTTATAAACAACTATATCAACGACCATCAGAAGTTAAGAGAAAAATTGATTGAAGAGGTTAATTCATTAAGAAATAATATAAAGCCAAGAATGACGGCTTCAGAATTGAAATTTCTTGGTGGCTATAAAAATTCACTTACACTCAGAATAAAAAATGAAGAAGCAGAATTAACTAGACTTGAGCAGGAAAAGAAAAGAAAAATTTCTGAAGTAATGCAGAGAGCAAAAGAGAAAAAAATTTTAACTCAACTTGAGGATCATCAGCACAAAGAATTTTTAAAAGAAGAAAATAAAAATGAGCTGAAGCAATTCGATGAGATTGCGATTCAGAATTTTAGTCGGGATAAAAAATGA
- a CDS encoding flagellar hook capping FlgD N-terminal domain-containing protein, giving the protein MQTGITSGLGYLNNTPMGKSVLGKDDFLKLMLTQMKSQDPLNPMESTEFAAQLAQFSSLEQLLNLNDQMKTSIDANFYLTQSINNTLAATFIGKEAKLSTNTFQFNGQETQTIGYSLGSRATNVTVKIYNEDGALIKTIENAPANAGDNKLSWDFTDNNGNTVPYGKYRFEVEAIDANDQPITVSKYVLGKIGGVRFTEFGTKLLINGTEFNLSDILEIFEPSNGGN; this is encoded by the coding sequence ATGCAAACAGGAATTACAAGTGGTTTAGGATATTTGAATAACACACCAATGGGAAAATCAGTTTTAGGAAAAGATGATTTTCTCAAGTTGATGTTAACACAGATGAAAAGCCAGGACCCATTAAATCCAATGGAATCGACAGAGTTTGCAGCACAGCTTGCACAATTCAGCTCACTCGAGCAGTTACTCAATCTTAATGATCAGATGAAGACAAGTATTGATGCAAACTTTTATCTGACTCAGTCAATAAATAATACTCTTGCTGCAACCTTTATCGGGAAGGAAGCAAAACTTTCTACCAATACTTTTCAATTTAACGGACAGGAAACACAAACAATTGGTTATAGTTTAGGTTCGCGTGCAACAAATGTAACAGTAAAAATTTATAATGAAGATGGAGCTCTGATAAAAACAATAGAAAACGCTCCGGCTAATGCAGGCGACAATAAACTTTCCTGGGATTTCACCGATAATAATGGTAACACTGTACCTTATGGTAAATACAGATTTGAAGTTGAAGCGATAGATGCAAATGATCAACCGATTACAGTTTCTAAGTATGTTCTTGGAAAAATTGGTGGAGTTAGATTTACAGAATTCGGAACAAAACTTTTAATCAACGGAACTGAATTCAATCTTTCTGACATACTCGAAATTTTCGAACCTTCAAACGGAGGAAACTAA
- the fliI gene encoding flagellar protein export ATPase FliI → MITELAEKYKHVIKNTDTIKLSGKVSDVIGLVIVSVGPNVSLGEVCSIIDRNGNEVCKSEVVGFKDGKVLSVALGEVHNISPKSEIIAEGKTFSVGVGKELLGRVIDGLGNPIDGKGELNVSSYRSIYREAPNPLHRKRIDTPLQTGVRAIDGLLTIGKGQRMGIFAGSGVGKSVTLGMIARNTNADVNVITLIGERGREVREFIERDLGEEGLQRSVVVVATSDKSALIRMKGAYIGTTIAEYFRDLGMDVLLMMDSVTRFAMAQREIGLAIGEPPTTKGYTPSVFATLPKLLERAGTSDKGSITGLYNVLVDGDDLTEPIADAVRSILDGHIVLSRRLANSGQFPAVDPLQSVSRVMPDITSNEHRERIKIFNEILATYKEAEDLINIGAYVKGSNPAIDHALSKISQLKSFLRQDMFEKTDFDSTIKRLNEIIQL, encoded by the coding sequence ATGATAACTGAGCTTGCAGAAAAATATAAACACGTTATAAAAAATACTGATACAATCAAACTCAGCGGAAAGGTAAGTGATGTAATTGGATTGGTGATTGTTTCAGTCGGTCCAAATGTATCACTCGGTGAAGTATGTTCAATTATAGATAGAAACGGAAATGAAGTTTGTAAATCAGAAGTTGTTGGTTTCAAAGATGGAAAAGTTCTCTCGGTAGCTTTAGGAGAAGTTCATAACATTTCGCCAAAGTCAGAAATTATAGCTGAAGGCAAAACATTCTCTGTTGGAGTTGGGAAAGAATTACTTGGAAGAGTTATTGACGGTCTTGGAAATCCGATAGATGGAAAAGGAGAATTGAATGTTTCTTCATACAGATCAATTTATCGGGAAGCACCAAATCCGTTACACAGAAAAAGAATTGATACACCATTGCAAACGGGTGTTCGTGCAATTGATGGATTACTTACAATCGGCAAAGGACAGCGAATGGGAATTTTTGCTGGTAGTGGTGTTGGCAAAAGCGTTACGCTTGGAATGATTGCGCGCAATACTAACGCAGATGTTAATGTTATTACACTTATTGGTGAAAGAGGAAGAGAAGTAAGAGAATTTATCGAAAGAGATTTGGGTGAAGAGGGATTGCAAAGATCAGTTGTAGTAGTTGCAACGAGCGATAAGTCAGCCTTGATCAGAATGAAAGGAGCATACATCGGAACAACGATTGCGGAATACTTTCGTGATCTTGGGATGGATGTTTTACTGATGATGGACTCGGTAACAAGATTTGCAATGGCTCAAAGAGAAATAGGACTTGCAATTGGTGAACCACCAACAACCAAAGGTTATACACCAAGTGTATTCGCAACCTTACCAAAACTTTTGGAAAGAGCTGGTACTTCTGATAAAGGTTCTATCACTGGTTTATATAATGTTCTTGTTGATGGTGATGATTTGACAGAGCCAATCGCCGATGCTGTTCGCTCGATACTTGATGGACACATTGTTCTTTCTCGACGGCTTGCAAACAGCGGTCAGTTTCCGGCTGTTGATCCTTTGCAGAGTGTAAGCAGAGTGATGCCTGATATAACATCAAACGAGCACAGAGAAAGAATAAAAATATTTAACGAAATACTTGCAACTTATAAAGAAGCTGAAGACCTTATAAATATTGGAGCTTATGTGAAGGGAAGTAATCCGGCGATTGATCATGCTCTCTCAAAAATTTCTCAGCTTAAGTCTTTCCTGCGACAGGATATGTTTGAAAAAACAGATTTCGATTCAACAATTAAAAGATTAAATGAAATTATTCAATTGTAG
- a CDS encoding flagellar basal body-associated FliL family protein, with the protein MKEEKQNKEQKPVETLKKNSAMKPKLLIVGLPLFIVQLVVVYFITANILIPKDHNSGNKEEVKQEQTSEEQKETKSEGDDKTSEKEVNTSSGENIFNLDDIIVNPAETNGKTLVLASLGFDLSTPEAKKTMEEKVIIVKDAVITLLSSKTVPQLSNTAYRDSLKTEMISDLSKKMPGVKINNIYFSKFIIQ; encoded by the coding sequence ATGAAAGAAGAAAAACAAAATAAAGAACAGAAACCTGTAGAAACCTTAAAGAAAAATTCTGCTATGAAACCAAAACTCTTAATTGTTGGTCTGCCGCTTTTTATTGTCCAACTTGTAGTCGTTTATTTTATTACTGCAAACATTCTAATTCCAAAGGATCATAATTCGGGGAACAAAGAAGAGGTTAAACAAGAACAGACCTCTGAGGAACAGAAAGAAACTAAATCCGAAGGAGATGATAAGACATCTGAGAAAGAAGTGAACACAAGTTCAGGTGAAAATATTTTTAACCTCGATGACATTATTGTTAATCCTGCTGAAACAAATGGAAAAACATTAGTGCTTGCAAGTCTTGGATTTGACTTAAGTACACCTGAAGCAAAAAAGACGATGGAAGAGAAAGTAATCATTGTTAAAGATGCTGTGATTACTTTACTCTCGAGTAAAACAGTTCCACAATTAAGCAATACAGCATATCGGGATTCTTTGAAAACAGAAATGATTTCTGATCTTTCGAAAAAAATGCCCGGTGTTAAAATCAACAATATTTATTTCAGCAAATTCATAATTCAATAA
- a CDS encoding FliH/SctL family protein — protein MSNVIKLNGKSARVNVKISEESFAPIENEKKDNSLELELHNRYVTGFNDGLKDATNRLQKEYSEKLRAKYNQLDELMNHLAEQSQNQKEIFSQLVIETSFAIAEKIIQREIEKESNILSVIETCLKKVLTANSILIKLNPEDLEVVSNDLKELNKSVDVSKIKFEKDEMIEKGGCLVETEIGNADARISSQLSELKRKLEQKNEQDDN, from the coding sequence ATGTCTAATGTTATCAAGCTAAATGGTAAATCAGCAAGAGTGAATGTAAAGATTAGTGAAGAATCATTTGCACCAATTGAGAATGAAAAAAAGGATAATTCACTTGAGCTGGAATTGCACAACAGATATGTGACTGGCTTTAATGATGGGTTAAAAGATGCAACGAACAGATTGCAAAAAGAGTATTCTGAAAAGCTAAGAGCAAAGTACAATCAGCTCGATGAACTTATGAATCATCTGGCTGAACAATCACAAAATCAAAAAGAAATTTTCAGCCAACTTGTAATTGAAACATCATTTGCAATTGCTGAAAAAATAATTCAAAGAGAGATTGAAAAAGAATCAAACATTTTGAGTGTAATAGAAACTTGCTTGAAAAAAGTGCTGACGGCAAACAGCATTCTCATCAAACTCAATCCGGAAGATTTAGAAGTTGTTTCAAATGATCTGAAAGAATTAAACAAAAGCGTTGATGTTTCAAAAATCAAATTTGAAAAAGATGAAATGATTGAAAAAGGTGGTTGCCTTGTTGAAACAGAAATCGGAAATGCTGACGCACGTATCTCTTCCCAACTAAGTGAATTAAAAAGAAAACTTGAACAAAAGAACGAACAAGATGATAACTGA
- the fliG gene encoding flagellar motor switch protein FliG, which produces MNEQQFKDDVLSKDQINGIQKAALLMIALDIETAASVLKYLDPEQVEKISAEITRVKNIPSKVVDSIMQDFYDMVTAREYVLEGGLEYAQAILEKSFGMNKAIEIVDKVKSLTTLKGFDVLKKADSVQLVSFLSKEHPQTIALILSHLNPDQTAEALKELSPELRADVAYRIATLGKVSPQTLKQIEKVVDEMAGTTLSQSVSKIGGSKSLANILNRLNLNLTKEILEQIEINDPDVAAEVKRLMFMFEDIINIQDKDIQKILKEVDRKDLALALKVADDALRNKIFSNMSERAADLLKEELQYMGMVKLKEVEAAQSKIIDIIKSLEESGEISLNMRGSKEDVYV; this is translated from the coding sequence ATGAATGAACAACAATTCAAAGATGATGTCCTTAGCAAGGACCAGATAAACGGAATTCAGAAAGCTGCATTGTTAATGATTGCGCTTGATATTGAAACGGCAGCTTCTGTACTTAAGTATCTTGATCCTGAACAGGTTGAAAAGATTTCTGCAGAGATTACTCGCGTAAAAAATATTCCATCAAAAGTTGTTGATTCGATAATGCAGGATTTTTATGATATGGTTACGGCAAGGGAATATGTACTTGAAGGTGGTTTGGAATATGCACAAGCAATACTTGAAAAATCATTTGGAATGAATAAAGCAATCGAAATTGTTGATAAAGTAAAATCTCTCACAACACTTAAAGGTTTTGATGTTCTTAAGAAAGCTGATTCTGTGCAACTCGTTTCATTTCTAAGTAAAGAACATCCGCAGACGATTGCTCTTATTTTATCACATCTCAATCCAGACCAAACAGCCGAGGCACTTAAAGAGCTTTCTCCGGAACTTAGGGCTGATGTTGCTTACCGCATTGCAACACTTGGTAAAGTTTCTCCACAGACTTTAAAGCAAATTGAAAAAGTTGTTGATGAAATGGCTGGTACAACTCTAAGTCAATCAGTCAGCAAAATCGGTGGGTCAAAAAGTCTGGCAAATATTCTTAATCGCTTGAACCTTAATCTTACAAAAGAAATACTTGAACAGATTGAGATTAACGATCCGGATGTTGCTGCTGAAGTTAAAAGACTGATGTTCATGTTCGAAGACATAATTAACATTCAGGATAAAGACATTCAGAAAATTCTTAAAGAAGTTGACCGCAAAGATCTTGCACTTGCATTAAAAGTTGCTGATGATGCTCTACGTAATAAAATATTCTCAAATATGTCTGAAAGAGCTGCTGACCTGTTGAAAGAGGAATTGCAGTATATGGGTATGGTAAAACTTAAAGAAGTTGAAGCTGCTCAATCGAAGATTATTGATATTATAAAAAGTCTTGAAGAAAGTGGCGAAATATCTCTCAATATGCGTGGCAGCAAAGAGGATGTGTATGTCTAA
- a CDS encoding flagellar hook-length control protein FliK: MLINSLFLSKLFNPKTENQTSETDANGFSYLFSEIIKIKSENEESNFIPENIGGTLLDHKTIFLSNSSPLENKTHGKLSSSVKVIEELYKLFNSANGETKVESESLILDLNKITTDKNQFLKSIETLIKNILTETNNQNQEVEIRYVSKNLVETKKVTKENLSQFSEYLSKLIDGNQSFSFVIGANGKQILFDVENLIATSEQESKVQLDNKTETSTVKNFVSTESAELKAGEEIKSMSGEKENHSVKNSSDEVRLFNNDKDQNLKTSVNTDRTNNEEINSANKTPEQELLNTINKKTIETVKPKLSGKLLSELSSENYKTHNNSSINTKNLFTETNVKYDNTLENKVSNQTERLENVNVTSRQHQDKETSGLTSTHAKSVHQEQNITVEKELKSESPVIKQQGEIPEHKFEDIREVKIVIKEKSQRVYPKDENQITGKILHDKKLSDTNQSGQLSSNLTVQNFSKMKSGNLFKSITNNVSQLSEKDLPTIISSQTDEPRISRAGLPLIADYQDWDLVFEKSLSQIKNNFEDKNSFVKPTTDKEVIQDQNQKSSINNFQNKVKLNLEDSSSQNHLGKTTEKIKTDSEQDINEFSEKTASKENVLQLKFSGEKKIVSVIDNTSEQPIQNANEVTNKNISQHSITNEKVSENIQTNKSANEIKFESHKTVIEPDIKLKNADTKNEEHFENQNKQEKSPSSVAANKVNDEDNILNDKTFKSELIDSSKGSIPLDNKPHLLNNKTIIEHFIKSPVESKTLEKFLQILDKQEVIQKSEIVNYSKQNHSVEIKLSPKELGSIKILLDTNDNNVSAKIEVGNEQTKSIVVNNLPQLRETMSQQGVNLNNVNVTVSSEEQRNPEQTKQKSKKKSQVDNPKVEIAEEKKTVRNLGYNTYEYLV; this comes from the coding sequence ATGCTTATCAATTCATTATTTCTGTCAAAATTATTTAATCCGAAAACTGAAAATCAAACATCCGAAACGGATGCAAATGGTTTTTCTTATTTGTTTTCAGAGATAATAAAAATTAAAAGTGAAAACGAAGAGTCGAATTTCATACCTGAAAACATTGGTGGCACTTTACTCGATCACAAAACAATATTTCTATCCAATTCATCTCCATTAGAGAATAAGACGCACGGTAAATTGAGTTCTTCTGTTAAAGTTATTGAAGAGCTTTACAAATTATTCAATTCAGCAAATGGCGAAACGAAAGTTGAATCAGAAAGTCTGATTCTTGATTTAAACAAGATTACAACAGATAAAAATCAGTTTCTGAAGAGTATTGAAACATTGATCAAGAATATTCTTACTGAAACGAATAATCAAAATCAGGAAGTTGAAATAAGATATGTTTCGAAAAATTTAGTTGAGACAAAAAAAGTTACTAAAGAAAATCTCTCTCAGTTCTCTGAATATCTATCAAAACTAATTGATGGCAATCAATCTTTCTCATTTGTGATTGGTGCAAACGGAAAGCAAATATTATTTGATGTTGAAAATCTTATTGCTACTTCTGAACAAGAGTCAAAAGTTCAGCTTGATAATAAAACAGAAACGAGTACAGTAAAAAACTTTGTCTCAACTGAATCTGCTGAATTGAAAGCTGGTGAAGAAATTAAATCCATGTCAGGTGAAAAAGAAAATCATTCAGTTAAAAATTCTTCGGATGAAGTCAGGTTATTTAATAATGATAAAGATCAAAATTTAAAAACCTCAGTTAACACTGATAGAACAAATAACGAAGAAATAAATTCCGCAAATAAAACACCTGAGCAGGAATTATTAAATACAATAAATAAAAAAACTATTGAAACTGTAAAACCTAAACTATCCGGTAAATTACTATCTGAATTATCCAGCGAGAACTATAAAACTCATAATAATTCTTCGATAAACACAAAGAACTTGTTTACAGAGACTAATGTTAAATATGATAATACACTTGAAAATAAAGTATCAAATCAGACTGAGAGATTAGAAAATGTTAATGTAACTTCAAGACAGCATCAGGATAAAGAAACATCTGGTTTGACTTCAACTCACGCAAAATCAGTTCATCAAGAACAAAATATTACTGTTGAAAAAGAATTAAAATCAGAAAGTCCTGTAATAAAACAGCAAGGTGAAATCCCTGAACATAAGTTTGAGGATATAAGAGAGGTTAAAATTGTAATTAAAGAAAAATCACAGCGCGTTTATCCAAAAGATGAAAATCAGATCACAGGAAAAATTTTACACGATAAAAAGTTAAGTGATACTAATCAGTCTGGTCAACTTAGTTCAAATCTCACAGTCCAGAATTTCAGTAAAATGAAATCAGGTAATCTTTTCAAATCAATCACAAATAATGTTTCGCAACTTTCGGAAAAAGATTTACCAACAATAATAAGTTCACAAACTGATGAGCCGAGAATAAGTCGTGCTGGATTGCCTTTAATAGCTGATTACCAGGATTGGGATTTAGTCTTTGAAAAAAGTTTAAGTCAGATTAAAAATAATTTTGAGGATAAGAACTCATTTGTAAAACCAACTACTGATAAGGAAGTAATTCAAGATCAAAATCAAAAATCATCGATCAATAATTTCCAAAATAAAGTTAAGCTTAATTTGGAAGATTCATCTTCACAAAATCATCTGGGAAAAACTACAGAGAAAATTAAAACTGATTCTGAGCAAGATATTAATGAGTTTAGTGAGAAGACCGCATCAAAAGAAAATGTATTACAATTAAAATTTTCGGGTGAAAAGAAAATTGTTTCCGTAATAGATAATACTTCTGAACAACCAATTCAAAATGCTAATGAGGTAACAAATAAAAATATCTCGCAGCATTCAATAACAAATGAAAAAGTTTCTGAAAATATCCAAACGAATAAATCTGCCAACGAAATAAAGTTTGAATCTCATAAAACAGTAATTGAACCGGATATAAAACTAAAAAATGCTGATACTAAAAACGAAGAACACTTTGAAAATCAAAATAAGCAAGAGAAAAGTCCTTCTTCAGTTGCTGCAAACAAAGTGAATGATGAAGATAATATTCTGAATGATAAAACTTTCAAGTCCGAGTTAATTGATTCCAGTAAGGGAAGTATTCCGCTAGATAATAAACCACATCTGTTAAACAATAAGACAATAATTGAACATTTTATTAAAAGTCCGGTTGAATCAAAAACACTTGAAAAGTTTTTGCAGATTCTTGATAAACAGGAAGTAATCCAGAAATCTGAAATAGTTAATTATTCCAAACAGAATCATTCGGTTGAAATAAAATTATCGCCAAAAGAATTAGGAAGTATAAAAATCTTGCTTGATACAAACGATAATAATGTGAGCGCTAAAATCGAAGTGGGGAATGAGCAGACAAAATCAATTGTAGTTAATAATCTTCCGCAGCTCAGAGAAACTATGTCGCAACAAGGAGTAAATCTTAACAATGTGAATGTTACAGTTTCATCTGAAGAGCAGAGAAATCCGGAACAGACAAAACAAAAGAGTAAAAAGAAATCACAGGTTGATAATCCAAAAGTTGAAATTGCAGAGGAAAAGAAAACTGTGAGAAACTTGGGATACAACACTTATGAATATTTAGTATAG